A region of Anaerohalosphaeraceae bacterium DNA encodes the following proteins:
- a CDS encoding metalloregulator ArsR/SmtB family transcription factor, with protein MEDKKLRPELLELYEKQALVTQAMAHPLRIAILNVLRQGPCCVQDIVRQVGGKQSNISRHLGILVNAGILQYEKKGLHVYYTLKRQCVLRFLDCLSDYLKEQIETDKKLLQFI; from the coding sequence ATGGAAGACAAAAAACTTCGCCCGGAATTGTTGGAACTTTATGAAAAACAGGCCTTGGTTACACAGGCGATGGCCCATCCGCTTCGGATTGCCATCTTGAATGTCCTGCGGCAGGGCCCCTGCTGCGTTCAGGATATTGTCCGTCAGGTCGGCGGCAAGCAGTCCAATATCTCCCGCCATCTGGGGATTTTAGTCAATGCGGGCATTCTGCAGTATGAAAAGAAAGGGCTTCACGTTTATTACACCCTGAAAAGACAATGCGTCCTTCGTTTTTTAGACTGCCTGTCGGACTATCTGAAGGAACAAATCGAAACAGATAAGAAACTTCTGCAATTCATCTGA
- a CDS encoding permease has product MDFLKQEWKKLVGIIGVFLACFYLPLGWPRFDNAVFESLHLVKWYAREHVLLCLVPAFFIAGAITVFLSQASVMKYLGARANKVLAYGVASISGTILAVCSCTVLPLFAGIYRMGAGLGPACAFLYSGPAINILAIILTARILGLELGIARAVGAVLFSILIGLIMHFLYRKEELQKADAQLMMPTEQVSRPLRQNVILMGLMIGILVFANWARSGDVRAVFLCCPGGLTTYTMEGTIVRQTEQQVLLKDRTGTEHIIPAEQIQQVRPVEKNPLYEAIYKIRWGLTIGLLVLLLGLVLLWIDKEERIHWLQSTWGYAVQILPLLLFGVLIAGFLLGRVGHEGLIPSVWIQKAVGGNSVWANLFASVAGAFMYFATLTEVPILQGLLGAGMGKGPALALLLAGPALSLPNMLVIRSILGTQKTVVFVSLVIGMAALCGMIFGAFF; this is encoded by the coding sequence ATGGATTTTCTCAAACAGGAATGGAAAAAACTGGTCGGAATCATCGGGGTTTTTCTGGCCTGCTTTTATCTGCCGCTGGGCTGGCCGCGGTTTGACAACGCCGTGTTCGAATCCCTTCATCTGGTCAAATGGTATGCCCGCGAGCATGTGCTGCTTTGTCTGGTGCCCGCCTTTTTCATTGCCGGAGCCATTACCGTCTTTCTCAGCCAGGCCTCCGTGATGAAATATCTGGGTGCCCGGGCCAACAAAGTGCTGGCGTACGGCGTTGCCTCCATCTCCGGCACTATTCTGGCCGTCTGCTCCTGCACAGTGCTGCCGCTGTTTGCAGGCATCTATCGAATGGGGGCGGGACTGGGACCGGCCTGCGCTTTTCTGTATTCCGGACCGGCGATCAACATTCTGGCGATTATCCTGACCGCCCGCATCCTCGGACTGGAACTGGGCATCGCCCGGGCGGTCGGGGCCGTCCTCTTCAGCATCCTCATCGGCCTGATTATGCATTTTCTCTACCGCAAAGAAGAACTGCAGAAGGCCGATGCACAACTGATGATGCCCACCGAACAGGTCAGCCGTCCCCTTCGGCAGAACGTCATTTTGATGGGGCTGATGATCGGCATTCTGGTTTTTGCCAACTGGGCCCGCAGCGGGGATGTCCGGGCGGTCTTTCTCTGCTGTCCCGGCGGCCTGACAACGTACACAATGGAAGGAACTATCGTCCGGCAAACCGAGCAGCAGGTCCTCCTCAAAGACCGAACCGGTACCGAACACATCATCCCCGCCGAGCAGATTCAGCAGGTCCGCCCCGTGGAAAAAAATCCTCTTTACGAGGCGATTTATAAAATCCGCTGGGGCCTTACAATCGGGCTGCTGGTGCTGCTCCTTGGGCTGGTGCTGCTGTGGATTGACAAAGAAGAACGCATCCACTGGCTTCAGTCCACATGGGGATACGCCGTACAGATTCTGCCGCTGCTGCTGTTCGGCGTGCTGATAGCCGGCTTTCTGCTCGGTCGCGTGGGGCACGAAGGGCTTATCCCATCGGTCTGGATTCAGAAAGCCGTCGGCGGCAATTCCGTCTGGGCCAATCTGTTCGCCTCCGTCGCCGGGGCATTTATGTATTTTGCCACATTGACGGAGGTGCCCATTCTGCAGGGTCTCCTCGGTGCCGGAATGGGCAAAGGACCCGCGCTGGCCCTCCTGCTGGCCGGACCGGCTTTGTCGCTGCCCAATATGCTGGTTATTCGGTCCATTCTGGGCACGCAGAAAACCGTTGTCTTTGTTTCGCTGGTCATCGGAATGGCAGCCCTGTGCGGAATGATTTTCGGAGCGTTCTTCTAA
- the tsaA gene encoding tRNA (N6-threonylcarbamoyladenosine(37)-N6)-methyltransferase TrmO: MHLKAIGIIHTPFCQADGTPIQSAAARQARGRLEIFPEYAEGLSDLEGFERIWLLYWFDRAAAPQMKVVPFLDTGPRGLFATRAPCRPNPIGMSCVKLLKIENNLIEIEDVDILDNTPLLDIKPYVPAFDVFDVRKIGWLQNKKPENRQADQRFWRKEF; the protein is encoded by the coding sequence ATGCATTTGAAAGCCATTGGAATCATTCATACTCCCTTCTGTCAGGCCGACGGAACACCGATTCAGTCAGCGGCGGCGCGTCAGGCCCGCGGCCGACTGGAGATATTTCCGGAGTATGCGGAAGGTCTTTCAGACCTGGAGGGCTTTGAGCGCATCTGGCTTCTTTACTGGTTTGACCGCGCCGCCGCCCCGCAAATGAAGGTGGTCCCCTTTCTGGACACCGGTCCTCGAGGCCTCTTTGCCACACGGGCACCCTGTCGGCCCAATCCGATTGGAATGTCCTGTGTAAAGCTCCTGAAAATTGAGAACAATTTAATTGAGATAGAAGACGTCGATATTCTCGACAACACCCCGCTGCTGGACATCAAACCGTATGTGCCGGCGTTTGACGTGTTTGATGTCAGAAAAATTGGCTGGCTGCAAAACAAAAAGCCGGAAAACCGGCAGGCAGATCAGAGGTTTTGGAGAAAGGAATTCTGA
- a CDS encoding thioredoxin family protein → MKKIQILGTGCPKCKKLAENAELAAKELGIEYQIEKITQINDIMKMGVMMTPALAVDGVVKVVGKVVSPEDIRTMLV, encoded by the coding sequence ATGAAAAAAATCCAGATTTTAGGGACGGGCTGTCCCAAATGCAAAAAGCTGGCAGAGAATGCCGAACTTGCCGCCAAAGAACTGGGGATTGAATATCAAATTGAGAAAATCACGCAGATTAACGACATCATGAAAATGGGGGTGATGATGACGCCGGCGCTGGCTGTCGATGGGGTGGTCAAGGTCGTCGGCAAGGTTGTTTCCCCCGAAGACATCCGAACCATGCTTGTCTGA
- a CDS encoding putative zinc-binding protein, with protein MTSGNSCACSGGTTLIFACSGAADVGAVADRAARKMMQMGLGKMFCTVGIGGRISGILKTTEAAEKILAVDGCPLNCVKQSLELAGFKKFRHLQLADLGMEKGKTPVSDEAVEKVAAKGRELLTD; from the coding sequence ATGACTTCCGGCAATTCCTGTGCGTGCAGCGGCGGAACAACACTGATTTTCGCCTGTTCGGGGGCTGCCGACGTCGGAGCCGTCGCCGACCGGGCCGCCCGCAAAATGATGCAGATGGGCCTCGGAAAGATGTTCTGCACCGTCGGCATCGGCGGACGCATCAGCGGCATCCTGAAAACCACCGAGGCCGCCGAAAAGATTCTGGCCGTGGACGGCTGTCCGCTCAACTGCGTCAAGCAGTCGCTCGAGCTGGCCGGCTTCAAGAAATTTCGGCATCTCCAGCTGGCGGATTTGGGGATGGAAAAAGGCAAAACCCCCGTCAGCGACGAAGCCGTTGAAAAAGTCGCCGCCAAAGGCAGAGAACTGCTGACCGATTGA